The region GCCCGCACCAGCCAGTCCTGTGTCGCGGCCCCCATCATCCCCTGTCGCAGCCTCTCCGCCAACGCATCGAGCCCGTAGACCTGCTGGTAGACGGCGTAGAGCCCGAGCGTCCCACCCAGCCCCGCCAGGGTCCACGGGAGCCATGGCCCGCGGCGCAGCTGTTCGGGTAACCCCCGCGCCCCGACTCCCAGGATCAGCGCAACCAGCCATAGGGCCCAGGGTTCGATGACCGAACCCGGCGCCACGGCCAGGGCTCGCCACGGACCGACCCCGAGCGCGGCGACGAGGACCAGCGCCAACGCGGACCCGCTGGGCTTCAGGCCGCGGGCGACAACGATGGCAACGAAGAGAAGGGCCAGCAGTCCGTGGGCCCATGCCGCATGGCCTCGGGTCTCCGGCGGCAGGAGCGCGAGAAGCCCGAGTAGCCCGAGAGGGAGTAGGTCGAGTCGAGGCTGTGATCTCATGCGGGATGACCTGAATACACTACCGGCGGGCAAAAGAAAAGGGGCCCCCGTCGGGGGCCCCTTCCATCCGAATCAGTTCGGCTACGCGCTTACTGCTGCGCTCCCTCCGGCCACTGGACGAACTGTCCGTTGGCGAAGGTGATCGAGTCGTTGAAGCTGGTTACAGCGCCAGCGGCATCGTTGCCGCACGCACCAGCGTCTTTACCACCGGAACAGACGGTGTACTCCGTCGCAATGCTGGCGACGATGATTCCGTTGGTCCAGCCGTCCGTGGTCGGCGCGGTACGGATGTACAGCGGCTCAACGGCAGCCTCGAGGTTGGCCATCGTGGAGACGACCGGATAGTTGTTCTCGTCGATCGAATACGACTCAATGGCCGTACCGAGCGAGCGAAGATCCGCCATCGTGCGCTTCTGCTTACCGCGATCGATCGCGTTGAGCAGGTTCGGAATCGCGATGGCGGCAATGATGCCGATAATCGCAACCACGATCAGGAGCTCGATGAGGGTAAAACCTTTCTGTTGTCGGAACTTCATTGCTGCGGCCTCCTTAGTTTCAGCTTGCCCCCGGATATCAGCAAGGCCGATGCCAAGATCCTGTCCGAGTTGCATCCCTGAACGTAAGTCTTTCTTTTTGTTCGCTTTAGTCCTTCACAAGCTTCCGCTCGGCGCGGCTCGCGCAGGCGATCCGGATGGCGAAATTGCCAGCCTCTGTCGCTCCGCCGATTCCCATTATGACACCCATTGTCACTTTTGCCCGGAGACCAGCTCGGTGTCGGGCTCCTCGACCTCGCCATCCTTGCCCGAGATTCGGTATTTCTTGGCGAAATAACGGAATGAGCGGAAGGTCATGCCCAGCAGTTCCGCCGCCCGGGTCTGGACACCGCCGACCCGCTTCATCGATGTCTGCATGTAACGCTGTCTCAGCTCCTCGAGGTAGACCTCGAGATCCAGACCGCTCGGGGGCAGGGTCACGCTTTCGTCGGCCGGAGACGCGTCCACGGAGCCCCGGACCTCCGCTGGGAGGCTCTCGGCCTGGATCTCGTCCGCGGTCTCCAGGGCCACGGCCCGCTCGATCACGTTCTCCAGCTGGCGGACGTTTCCCGGCCAGTGGTAGGCCTCGAGTTGCTCAAGCGCCTGCGGCGAGATCCCCCGCAGGTTGGTCTTGCCCACGAGGGCCAGGTATTTCTCCAGGAAATGCTCTGCCAGCGACGGGATGTCCTCGGCCTTCTCCCGCAGGGCGGGCATGCGGATCGCGATGACGTTGATGCGGTAGAAGAGATCCTCACGGAACTGCCGATCCTGGACCATCTGCTCCAGGTCCTGGTTGGTCGCCGTGACGACTCGCACGTCGACCGGGATCTCCTCGGTGCCTCCCACCGGACGGATCGTCCGCTCCTGAAGGACTCGCAACAGCTTGATCTGCATGGCGGGCGTGGTCTCGCCGATCTCGTCCAGGAAGATTGTCCCACCGTTGGCGACTTCGAACAGGCCCTTCTTGTTGCTCACGGCGCCGGTGAAAGAGCCCTTTCGATGTCCGAACAACTCGCTCTCGAGAAGCTCGTCGGGAAGTGCGCCGCAGTTGATCGATACGAAGGGTAGATCGCCACGTCCCGAGTTATAGTGGATCGCCCGGGCGATCAACTCCTTGCCGGTGCCCGACTCTCCGGAAACCATGATGGTGCTGCCGGTGGTCGCGACTCTCTCGATCAGCTCGAAGATCGACTTCATCTTCTGGCTGCGCCCGACGAGGCCGTCGAACGTATAGCGACCATGAAGTTCGGCCTTGAGATCGCGGTTCTGGAGTTTCAGACCGGCGTTCTCGTTGACGACCCGCTTCAGATCCAGGGTCTTCCGGACGACCGTCTTGACCTCGTCCAGGTCGAACGGTTTCTCGACGTAGTACGACGCGCCGGCGTTCAAAGCCTCGATCGCCGTCTCCTTGGAGCCGAACGCGGTCATGATGATGACCGCCGTCTGGGGAAACCGCTCTCGAACCACCTCGAGCATCTCAAGACCGGACATCCCGGGCATCGAGATGTCGCTGATGATCAGGTCCCACGGGTTACAGTTTTCGAACATCTCGCACGCGGCCGTCGCCGATTCTGCGACATCGACGTTGTAGCCCTCCTTACCCAACATCAGGGCCAGGAGATCGCGCATGCTCTTCTCATCTTCCACGACCAGCAGTCTGCTCACGAACCTGACCCTCCCACGGCCTGAAGCGTTTCTTCGGATCCAGCGGGTCCTACAGCCGGGCATCGGGACGGCAAGGAAATCCGTACCCGTGTGCCCCGCCCGGGTGCACTCTCCAGATGAATCTTGCCGTCATGTTCTTCGACCAGCCGATAGACGATGGCGGCTCCCAGACCCGTACCTTCCTGGAACGACCCACTGAACGGCTGGAAGTAACTGGCTCTTTGCTCTTCGTTCATGCCTTCGCCCTGATCGGCGATCGACAACTCGATGCGAGAACGCTCGTCACGCCAATGAAGCCCTATGCGCAGCTCCCCGCCATCGGGCATCGCCTTAAGGCCGTTGCTCGCCAGGTTCCAGAACACCTGCTTGAGACGGTTCGCGTCGACGACACATTCCATTCGCTCGTCGTCGTAGTCCGTCTCGATCCGATGACTCCGACCGGACTCTCGACTCTTGCTGAGGAGTTTGACACCATCCTCGATGACCCGGACGAGATCGACATGCTCCGGAGCGAATGCACCGGGACGAGCGAACGTCAGAAAGTCGCGGATCGCCTGATCCAGTCGATGGGACTCCCGCATCACGATGTCCATCAGGTCCAGGGTCTCCTGATCCGGCGGGACAATGCCCTTGAGATATTGAACCGCCCCACTGATCGAGGCCAGCGGGTTTCTTAGCTCGTGCGCCATGCCGGCGGCCATCTCGCCCAGCGCGGCCATCCGCTCTCGGAGACGCATCTCCTGCTCGAGTGCGTGGATCTCGGTCAGGTCCTGGAAGATGAAGATGAACCCCAGAGGGGCCCCGGTCCGATCGTGGAGATTGGATGCGGCGATCCCGAGGAAGATCTGTTCGTGGCGAGCGTCGCCGGTCGTGAAGAATTTCTCGAAACGGAACCGACGGTTCGCCAGGAGTTGCCGGCGAACCTCTCCGAGATAGTCCGCTTCCAACCCGAACAGCTGTTCGACCTGCTGCCCGTCGACCGCTTCGAACTCCTGACCGAGGATCTCTGCCCCGCCGCGGTTCATGAAATTGATCTTGCCCGAGAGATTGGTGGTGATGAGTCCGCTGTTGATCGATCCGATGATGTTCTCGTTCAGCGCCTTGAGCCGGGCCACGGCTTCCGCTCGCTGATCGAGCTCCTTGCCCTGGCTACGAATCCGCTCGGCGAGATGGACCGACAGCCAGGCGAACGCCACCATCGCCACCAGATGGGCAACGAGGAAATTGATCATCCGACTGGGGTCGGATGCCGGCAGTATCCCGGATAGCAACATGAGCTGTTGCGGGAAAGCGACCATCGCGCCGTACATCAACCAACAGACGCCGGCCATCGTCATGGCCCAACGACGATCGGTCGCAAGGCTCGCGGCGGTGATCGGCAGGAGATACAGGAACGACATTGGCGAGTCGATTCCACCCGTGATGGCGACAAACGCCGACACCAGGCAGGCATCGCCGATCAGCTGCGCACGGATGAACAGTCGGAGCCCGGGCAGGACCCGGGCCAGGACCGCGTACAACAGAACCATCGTGTACGCGGCGGCCGTCAGCGTGAACAGAGGTCGAAGAGACTCGGCCGGCCGGAGCACCAACTCGATGCCGAACGCACTGATCAGCAGCGTCGTCACGACCACGACACGCAGCGTCATCAACCAACGCAATTGTCGCTCTCGATCCGCTCGACTCATCTGACCACGCCCCCGCGATCCGAATGAATGCATCACGGAGCCGTTGGATGACCTCGCGATGCGTCCTTACTCTCTTCCCTTCAGTCCCGGACTAGCCGATCTTGCTGATAAGCGAGAACATCGGCAGGTACATCGAGATTACGATGCCACCGATCACAACGCCAAGGAAGCTGATCATGATGGGCTCAAGGAGAGCCAACAGGTTGGCCGTCGCCTCGTCGACCTCGTCCTCGTAGAAGTCCGCGATTTTGGACAGCATGGTCTCGAGAGCACCGGTCTGCTCACCGACGGCGACCATCTGAACGACCATCGAAGGAAAAACCTCACTGGCCTTCAACGGCTCGGATATCGTCTTGCCCTCTTCGACGCTGGCCCGGGTCGCCATGATGGCGTCCTCGACGATCGCGTTGCCCGACGTCTTGGCCGTAATCTCCAACCCGTCGAGAATCGGCACACCCGACGAGACCAACGTCCCGAGGGTGCGACAGAAACGGGCGACCGCGATCTTCTTCATCACGTTACCCAGAACGGGCAGTTTCAACATGATTCGATCGAGAACCCGTCGGCCCTTGTGGGTCTTGTGATAGCGATTGATCAGGAAGATCGTGAGACCGATAGAGAGGAAGATCACCCACCAGAAGCTGCCGATGAAATTCGACAACCCGATGGTGATACGCGTCGGCAACGGCAGCGTCGCCCCGAGCCCCTCGAACAGGGTCGCGAATGTCGGAATGACTTTCCACAGGATGATCCAGACAACTGCAACCGCGATCACGATCACCGCGATCGGGTAGACCAGCGCCGAGCGAACCGCCGAACGCAGCTTGACGATCTTCTCGATGTACTGAGAGAGACGCTGAAGAATGGTGTCGAGGATACCGCCAGCCTCACCCGCCGCCACCATGTTGGCGTACAGGTCGTCAAAGGCCTTCGGATGCTTTCGCATAGCGTCAGCCAGCGTCGAACCGGATTCGACGTCCTGCCGGACCTGCAGCAAGATCTTCTGGAACGTGCGATTGTCCTGCTGTGTACCCAGGATCTCCAGACACTGGACCAGCGGCAGACCGGCGTCGATCATCACCGAGAACTGTCGGGTGAAGATCGCGATTTCCTTGCTGCTGATTCCGCCGCCGATTTTCGGAAGGGCGAACTCTTTGCCGCGCTCGGAGACTGCGGTGACGATGATCTGCTGCTTGCGCAGACTGGCGATCGCCGCCTCCTTGCTCTCCGCGACGAGAACGCCTTCTTGAATTCGACCGCCTCGGGTCCGACCCTTCCAAGTGTAGTTGGGCATCGTTTAATCCTCTATCGCCGCTTAGCGCCGTGGACGTCTGCCGCGTGCGTTTGCCACTCCACCCTGTTGGTGGCCCTGAGCACCGCGGCTGAGCATCTCTTCCAGTTCGTCGGGGTGGGACGACATCGATAGCGCCAACTCCCGGGTGACCTGCCTCTTAATAACCAACGTCGACAGCGACTGATTGAATGTCTGCATGCCGTATTTCAACTGACCCACCTGCATCGCAGAATAGATCTGATGCACCTTGTCCTCACGAATGAGGTTTCGGATGGCCGCGTTCGGAACCATGATCTCCATCGAGAGCGCACGACCCTGACCGTTTGCGGTCGGCAGCAACGCCTGACAGAGAATACCCTCCAGGACCAGCGACAGCTGCGCACGAATCTGCGACTGTTGATGGGGCGGGAAAACGTCCACGATACGGTTGATCGTCTGCGATGCCGAGTTGGTGTGGAGCGTGCCGAACGTCAAATGGCCCGTCTCCGCAATGCGAAGCGCCGACTCGATCGTTTCCAGGTCGCGCATCTCACCGATGAGCACGATGTCGGGATCTTGACGAAGCACGGACCGCAATGCGGCCGGGAACGACTTGGTATCCGCGTGCAACTCACGCTGGTTGACCAGGCACTTCTTGTGTTGATGGAGATACTCGATCGGGTCCTCGATCGTCACGATATGCTCGGCGCGCTCGCTGTTGACCTTGTCCAGCATCGACGCCAACGTCGTCGACTTACCGGAACCGGTCGGACCCGTCACGAGAATCAGGCCGCGGGGTCGCTCGCAAAGGTCGGAGACGACCGAGGGGAGGCCGAGTTCGTCAAACGTCTTCAGCTCCCAGGGGATCGTACGGAAAGCGCCGGCGACGGCACCCCGCTGGAAGAAGATGTTGGCACGAAACCGCGCCAGACCCTTCACCCCGAACGAGAAGTCCAGTTCGAAGGTCTCCTCGAATCGATGTTTCTGCGAATCGGTAAGAACGCTATAGATGAGGTTCTTCGTCTCGGCAGGCGTCATCGGCGGTGTCTGGAGCTGAACCATCTTGCCGTTGATACGGATCTGTGGAGCCGTATTCGTCGTGACATGTAAGTCGGTGCCGCCCTGATCCACAAGAGTCTTGAGCAGCTGATGCATGGTTACGCCCATTGCTGGCCTCGTCCGCGCCTACCGTGACCCCGTCGCAAGGTCGTCAGCACGTAATTCGGTCCCGTCCTCCGGGACTCTTCTTCGTTCATCTGTCGATTCGTCGTCATCGTCAAGCGTTTCCTAGATAATCGTCTCGCGGACGACCTCTTCAACCGTGGTGGCTCCATCCTGGATCTTTCGCAGACCGGACTGCCGCAGCGAAATCATCCCCTCGTCGAGGGCCTGACGACGCAGTTCCATTGCCGACGCACCGGAGAGGATCAACTCACGGGTCTGATCGGACATTTCCATGACCTCATAGAGACCCACACGTCCTCGATAACCCGTGTTGTTGCAGCTGCTGCATCCGTGACCCTTGTGCAGCCGAATCTGGGGGGCCTGCTCCTCGGTGAACCCGACGTCGATGAGTGCCTGGGTCGGCATCTGGATCGCCTCCTTGCACTCCTTGCAGATCCGACGCACGAGACGCTGCGCACAGATGAGGTTGACGGATGTCGCGACGAGGAACGGCTCGATACCCATGTTCATCAATCGGTTGATCGTCGAGGGAGCATCGTTGGTATGCAACGTCGACAACACGAGATGGCCCGTCAGTGCGGCCTTGACGGCGATCTCTGCCGTCTCGAAGTCTCGAATCTCACCGACCAGCACGATGTTGGGATCCTGTCGCAGGAACGAACGCAGGGCGGCCGCGAAGTTGAGGCCGATCTGCTCCTTCATCTGCACCTGGTTGATGCCGTGGAGGTTGAACTCGACCGGATCCTCGGCCGTCATGATGTTGGTTTCCGGCGTGTTGACCCGGTTCATCGACGAGTAGAGCGTGTTGGTCTTACCGGAACCGGTCGGCCCTGTTACCAGAACCATTCCGTAAGGCTTCAGGATCTGACGCTCGAACTTCGACAGGGACTCTTGCTCGAATCCGAGGCCGGTCATGTCCAGCATCAGATTGTCTTTGTCCAGAAGCCGGAGCACCATCTTCTCGCCGAACAGGGTGGGAAGCACGGAGACGCGGTAGTCCATCTCCTTGGTCTTGCCCTGCAGCTTCATCTTGATCTTGATGCGGCCGTCCTGAGGAAGCCGTTTCTCGGAGATGTCCAGTTTGGCCATGATCTTGATACGGCTGGTGATCGCATCGCGCAGCTTCATCGGCGGGTGCATGATCTCGTAGAGCACCCCGTCAATGCGGAATCGGACCCGGAAGTCCTTCTCGTAAGGTTCGATATGGATATCCGACGCACTCTTCTTGATCGAGTCGGTCAGGATGATGTTGACCAGTTTGACAACCGGTGCTTCCTCGGAGGACGCCTCCAGTTGATTCAGATCAACCTCTTCCTCCTCCTCCAGGACCTCGAGGGCTTCGGACTCGGCCTCGGCCATTTCGTCCATGACCTTCTTCAGCTCGAGGGCATGCTGGGAGCCGTAGTACTTCTCGATCGACTCGCGGATCGCGATCTCGCTGGCAACCACCGGTTCGACGTTGTAACCGGTCATGAACTTGATGTCGTCCATGGCGAAGACGTTGGTCGGGTCGGCCATGGCGATGGTCAGGGTCGCCCCGGTCCGGTTGACCGGGAGCACCAGGTATTTCTGGGAGACTTCGCTGGGGATCAGGTTGATCACCGACTCGTCGATCTCGAAGTGTCTTAGATTGATGGACGGCACGCCGTACTGCTCGGAAAGCAGCTGGGTGATGTCGTCTTCCTTCACGTAGCCCAGTCGGATCAGGTTGAAGCCAAGCTTCTCGCCGTTCTGCGACTGCGACTCGAGAGCTTCGTCGAGCTGGCTCTGGCTGATCATCCCAGCCTTAACCAGCATCTCCCCCAGTTTGACCGCCATCGGCTCCCTCTGGCCCTATCTCGGGCAGACCGTACCCACAGACCCCGTATAGACTCGATCCAGAATCAATATATGATCATACCGATCTATATATCAATTCGGTTCCGAGCGAATCGTGGAAAATGTAGGGTCCGTGAAAATTATTGTCAAGGATTGGGCGGGTATGACAATTATTGCCGCTCTGGGTCACCGACAATCGCGAAAACCCGGCCAACGCCGCCGGAAAAGCGGGCCAGACCCTACTCGTTCAGGAATCGTTCCATGAACCCGGTATCCAGCCGGCCACGGACGAAGTCCTCTTCGGCCACGATCCGCTGCTGCAGCGGAATATTGGTCTCGATCCCCTCGACCACGAACGACTCCAGAGCCCGCCGCATCCTCAGGATCGCCTCGCCCCGCGTGTTACCCCTGGCGACGACCTTGGCGATCATCGAGTCGTAGAACGGCGGGACGACCGCCTCGGCGTAGCAGGCCGTGTCCAGCCGAATCCCCGGGCCGCCCGGCGGGTGGAAGGTGGTGATCGTCCCGGGGCTCGGCCGGAAGGTCACGGGATGTTCGGCGTTGACCCGGCACTCGATGGCGTGACCGTTGCGACGGACATCTTCCTGGGTAAAGGAGAGCGGCTCCCCCGCCGCGACACGGATCTGCTCCTTGATCAGATCGATCCCGGTGACCATCTCGGTTACAGGATGCTCGACCTGGATTCGCGTGTTCATCTCGATGAAATAGAACTCGCCGGAGGCATCCAGCAGGAACTCCACCGTCCCCGCGTTGGTGTAGTCGACCGATTTGGCGGCGCGCACGGCGGCCTCGGACATCCTCTGCCGCAGTTCCCCGCTGAGGGCGGTCGAAGGACATTCTTCCAGAAGCTTCTGATGTCGACGCTGGATCGAACACTCCCGCTCGAACAGATGGACGACGTTGCCGTGGGCATCGCCCATGATCTGAAACTCGATGTGACGCGGTCGGTGGACGAACTTCTCGATATAACAGGCCGGATCGCCGAACGACGCGCCGGCCTCATTGCTGGCGGCGTCGAACTGACGCTCGAGTTCCTCGACCTCGGTGACGATTCGCATCCCGCGACCGCCCCCTCCGGCCTTGGCCTTGATGAGGACCGGACAGCCAATCTGCTCGACGATCTCTCGGGCCTCGTCGATGTTCTCGATGATCCCCTCGCTGCCGGGGACCGTCGGGACGCCGGCGGTCATCATCGTCTTGCGAGCCTCGGCCTTGTCACCCATCCGACGGATCACGTCCGGCTCGGGACCGATGAAGGTCAGTCCGACCTCCTTGCAGACCTCTGCGAAATGCGCGGACTCGGCGAGGAAGCCGTAGCCGGGGTGCACCGCGTCCGCGTCGGTAATCTCCGCGGCGGAGATGATCGCCGAGACGTTGAGGTAGGATTCCGCGTTCCGCGGCGGGCCGATACAGACCTCCTCGTCCGCGAACTTGACGTGGAGAGAGTCCGCATCCGCCGTCGAATAGACCGCGACCGTCTTGATCCCCAATTCCTTGCAGGCCCAGACGATCCTGAGGGCTATCTCGCCTCGATTGGCGATGAGGATCTTGCGGAACACGACTTCCCCCGTCGACCTAGGACATGGGTCGGAGGCGCAACAGAACCTCCCCGAACTCGACGGGTTGTCCGTTGGCGACGACGACCTCCACGACCTCTCCGTCGTGTTCGGACTCGATCTCGTTCATCACCTTCATCGCCTCGACGATACAGATGACCTGCCCCCGCGAGACCCGCCCGCCGATATCGACGAAGGCGGCAGCATCCGGGCTGGATGAGCGATAGAAGGTCCCGACGATGGGAGACTGCACGTCGATCAGGCCGGCCTCGGGGGCCGGCGTCACCGGAGCGGCCTCCGGGATCGACGCGGCGACCCCTGGAGCGGATGTTGCCGCAGCCGCGACGGGCACCGTGGCGATCTCGGCCGACGACATCGAGGTGACGACCGTGGGCGGGCCGTGGGTCTCCTTGACCAGCTTGATCTTGACACCCTCGTGTTCGAGCTCGAAGGTGCTGAAATTGCTATGCGAGATCAGATCGATCAGGTCGCGGATATCCTTCGGTTCCACCCAATTCCTCCGTCGCACTCATCGGGTCCGGTTTGGCGACGCAAGAGTAGCATCCGCTTTCCCGGCGCCACAAGCCGCACGTCAATCGACGGTCAATCTCTGAAGCCAGCCTCGAAGTCGGTCGATCTTCTGACGTCTGCCCCCGGAAGCCCCCAGCGTCTTTCGGAAGGTCTCACTAAGGTCCGTGGCGCGGGCCGCCTGAGCGGGATCGGGCAGTCGGTCCGTGGGCTCGAGCCGGCCCGCGTGCCGATCTCCCGCCAGGCGCCTCTCGATCGACTGACGCTCGTCCACGGTCATCTCCGAGTCCGGGATCGCCGCCAGGAGGCGGCGTACGTGGGAGTGGTCTCCCTGCGCCAGGCGTAGACGAAGGTGGGTTCGCGTCAGCGGACCCGGATCATCGGATTCAACGATCTTCGTCATTCAGGTGTCCAGAAAAGAAAACGGCCCCGCCGATTGTACTCGACGGGGCCGTCTAAACTGTTGGGTTCGAATTCGTGGACTAGATACAGCCCTCGATGTTGAGTTGCTTGGTCACCCCGATGAACATCTGCGTGCCCTCGACCGTGACGGCCCGGAACACCATCTGCAGGTTCGCCGTCGATCCGGAGATCGCAAGCGTCAGGTCATCGAAGGCGATCGGCGTGAAGGTCGCCTGGATCTGCTCGCCTACCGGAACCGCGACACCACCAAGGCCGAACGTCCGCGAGGGCGTCGCGTTGGCGGGATCGATCCAGTTGTAGGTGATCGCCACATCCTGGACGACGATGTCGTTGAACGGTGAGCTGTCATCGGCCGAACCGTTCTTGGGCAGATTCTCGAAGGAGACCTGCCAATCGTTGATCGTGAACGTACAGACCAACGTCATCTGATCGAGCGATGCCGAGACCGCCGGTGCATCGAAGACCGAGATCTCCAGCACGACATCGGCACTGTCGCCGTCGTCCAAGGAATCGCTGGTACACGACACCGCACCGATCAGCACGGTTGCCAACAGGAGCAGCATCCATTTATTAAGATTAGATTGCATTTTCAAACTCTCCGTTAGCTGAACTTGACGATCTTGGGGGTGAGGAAGATCAGCAGTTCGCGGTCTTCCTTGTTGACGTTCTGACTACGGAACAACCAGCCGAAGAGCGGGATCTTCCGGAACCACGGAACGCCAAGTTCGTTGGCGCCTTCACTGTGCGTGAAGATGCCGCCGATCACCGATGTTCCGCCGTCCTTGATCAACAGCTTCGTCTGTGCCCGCTGGGTACGGATCGAAGGTATCTCACCGGCCGTCTGCACGAAGTCCGGCGAGTTGTTCTCGACGACGACATCGAGGATGACGGTTCCCTCGGCGGTGATCTGTGGAGTCACAATCAGTCGCAGTGACGCCGACACGAACTCGACGTTGATCTCGGTGGCGGTCGTGTTGACGATCGGGATTCGAACACCCTGTTCGATCTCAGCACGCTCGTTGTTCTGGGTCGCGATCTTCGGCGCCGACAGCGTCCGACTCTTACCTTCCGTCTCCAGAGCATTTAGCTCGAGATCCAGAGTGAACGAGTCGACGACGTTGCCGAGAGAGAACCCGAGCGTGCTCGAGCTGTCGCCCGGCAGGTTCAGGCCGTAACCGACGGAAGCGTTATGGGGGAACGACAGACCCGTCGACGTGCCGCGGGAGGCATCGGCGATCGCGTTGAGGCCCCAGGTCACGCCAAGACTCTTGGTGTAACTGCGAGAGGTCTCGACGATGCGAGCTTCGATAACGACCTGCGGAGTCTGCGTGTCGAGGGTGCTGATCAGCTGATCCAGCGGCTCGACTCGTTTCGGGATGTCGCTGATGATCAGCGTGTTGGTTCGCTCGTCGACGATCACACGACCACGGGG is a window of Acidobacteriota bacterium DNA encoding:
- the accB gene encoding acetyl-CoA carboxylase biotin carboxyl carrier protein, whose amino-acid sequence is MEPKDIRDLIDLISHSNFSTFELEHEGVKIKLVKETHGPPTVVTSMSSAEIATVPVAAAATSAPGVAASIPEAAPVTPAPEAGLIDVQSPIVGTFYRSSSPDAAAFVDIGGRVSRGQVICIVEAMKVMNEIESEHDGEVVEVVVANGQPVEFGEVLLRLRPMS